Proteins encoded in a region of the Isoalcanivorax pacificus W11-5 genome:
- a CDS encoding cytochrome b has protein sequence MIKGAVDWVDARLPVVNAFKKHMSEYYAPKNFNFWYYFGVLSLVVLVNQLLTGIWLTMFYSPSDAFASVEYIMRDVQFGWLIRYMHAVGASAFFAVVYLHMFRGLLYGSYKPPRELVWIFGMMIYLALMAEGFLGYVLPWGNMSYWGAQVIISLAEAIPFQVLPFVDGTEAAAMGEALTTWVRGDYLLSEATVNKFFALHVVAIPLVLVALVVLHILALHEVGSNNPDGVEIKKNKDENGIPKDGIPFHPYYTVKDLVGVVVFLMVFAVVLFFFPDGGGYFIERPNFTPANPLATPDHIAPVWYYGPYYAMLRATTFSFLFDAKTWGMIIMGGAIAILFVVPWLDRHPVKSIRYKGMLSKVTLMLFALFFLVLGFLGTQPANNSFLGISFTGWAQIGTFYYFIFFLVILPFGHRFEKSKPVPDRVTGGH, from the coding sequence ATGATCAAGGGTGCAGTGGACTGGGTTGATGCCCGTCTGCCGGTGGTCAATGCCTTCAAAAAGCACATGTCGGAGTATTACGCGCCGAAGAATTTCAACTTCTGGTACTACTTCGGTGTGCTGTCTCTGGTGGTGCTGGTCAACCAGCTGCTCACCGGTATCTGGCTGACCATGTTCTATTCGCCCTCCGATGCGTTCGCGTCGGTGGAATACATCATGCGCGACGTCCAGTTCGGCTGGCTGATCCGCTACATGCACGCGGTCGGCGCCTCCGCCTTCTTCGCTGTGGTGTATCTGCACATGTTCCGTGGCCTGCTGTACGGTTCGTACAAGCCACCGCGCGAGCTGGTGTGGATTTTCGGCATGATGATCTATCTCGCGCTGATGGCCGAAGGTTTCCTCGGTTATGTGCTGCCCTGGGGCAACATGTCCTACTGGGGCGCGCAGGTGATCATTTCCCTGGCCGAAGCGATTCCGTTCCAGGTGTTGCCGTTCGTGGACGGCACCGAAGCGGCCGCCATGGGCGAGGCGCTGACCACCTGGGTGCGTGGTGACTACCTGCTCTCCGAAGCCACCGTGAACAAGTTCTTCGCACTGCACGTGGTGGCGATTCCGCTGGTGCTGGTGGCGCTGGTGGTGCTGCACATCCTGGCGCTGCACGAAGTGGGTTCCAACAACCCGGACGGCGTCGAGATCAAGAAAAACAAGGACGAGAACGGCATTCCGAAAGACGGCATTCCGTTCCACCCGTACTACACCGTGAAAGACCTGGTCGGCGTGGTGGTGTTCCTGATGGTGTTCGCCGTGGTGCTGTTCTTCTTCCCCGATGGCGGCGGCTATTTCATCGAGCGTCCGAACTTCACCCCGGCAAACCCGCTGGCGACGCCGGATCACATCGCACCGGTGTGGTACTATGGGCCGTACTACGCGATGCTGCGGGCGACCACCTTCAGCTTCCTGTTCGACGCCAAGACCTGGGGCATGATCATCATGGGCGGCGCGATTGCCATCCTGTTCGTGGTGCCCTGGCTGGACCGTCATCCGGTCAAGTCGATCCGCTACAAAGGCATGCTGAGCAAGGTCACCCTGATGCTGTTCGCGCTGTTCTTCCTGGTGCTGGGCTTCCTGGGGACACAGCCTGCCAATAACAGCTTCCTGGGCATCAGCTTCACCGGCTGGGCACAGATTGGCACCTTCTATTACTTCATCTTCTTCCTGGTGATCCTGCCGTTTGGTCACCGCTTTGAGAAGTCGAAACCAGTTCCGGATCGGGTTACGGGAGGCCACTGA
- a CDS encoding glutathione S-transferase N-terminal domain-containing protein, translating into MGVVTKRSSMTFFSNPRDHYSHRVRIVLAEKGVTVDIVDVDDNNKPEDLASLNPYNEVPTLVDRELTLFQSNVIMEYLDERFPHPPLLPVYPVARAQSRLLIHRIERDWCVHVDAIAAGVEKEAELNKRRKELRDGLTSIAPLFNEKPFFMNDEFTLVDCTIAPILWRLASLGIELPAKQCKPLLDYAERVFKRDSYQASLSEQEREMRNPL; encoded by the coding sequence ATGGGCGTTGTTACCAAGCGTTCCTCGATGACCTTCTTTTCCAACCCACGGGACCATTACAGCCATCGGGTCCGTATCGTGCTGGCTGAGAAAGGGGTCACCGTCGATATCGTTGATGTGGACGACAACAACAAGCCGGAAGACCTGGCTTCGCTGAATCCCTACAACGAAGTGCCGACTCTGGTGGACCGCGAGCTGACGCTGTTTCAGTCGAACGTCATCATGGAATACCTTGACGAGCGTTTTCCGCATCCGCCGTTGCTGCCGGTGTACCCGGTGGCGCGTGCCCAGAGCCGTCTGTTGATCCACCGTATCGAGCGAGACTGGTGTGTCCATGTGGATGCCATTGCCGCCGGTGTGGAGAAAGAGGCCGAACTGAACAAGCGTCGCAAAGAGCTGCGAGACGGTCTGACCAGCATTGCTCCGCTGTTCAATGAAAAGCCGTTCTTCATGAACGACGAGTTCACCCTGGTGGATTGCACGATTGCACCGATCCTGTGGCGCCTGGCGTCGCTGGGTATCGAGCTGCCGGCCAAGCAATGCAAGCCGCTGCTGGACTATGCCGAGCGCGTGTTCAAGCGTGACAGCTACCAGGCCAGCCTGTCCGAACAGGAACGGGAAATGCGCAACCCGCTGTAA
- a CDS encoding BON domain-containing protein — MAVTSGRGALWSALALSLTLSLTGCASVTASWSDEPVDTSHGSRTFGARIEDGSIERKVRINLLRDDPRFAEESSFDVVSFNGNVLLVGEVPDAQLKARASDIAGRVRHVRNVHNELQVGPRSSWVAGFNDGWLTTKTKSRLLIDGDAPGTRTKVVTANGVVYLMGLLTRAEADAAVEQVQRVYGVQKIVKIIEYIDQP; from the coding sequence ATGGCAGTCACCTCAGGGCGTGGCGCGCTGTGGAGTGCACTGGCACTGAGCCTGACGCTCAGCCTGACGGGCTGCGCCAGCGTCACCGCCTCCTGGTCCGACGAGCCGGTGGACACCAGCCACGGCTCGCGTACCTTCGGCGCCCGCATCGAAGACGGCAGCATCGAGCGCAAGGTGCGCATCAATCTGCTGCGCGATGACCCGCGCTTCGCGGAAGAGTCCTCGTTCGACGTGGTCAGCTTCAACGGCAACGTGTTGCTGGTAGGCGAAGTCCCCGACGCGCAGCTCAAGGCGCGTGCCAGCGACATCGCCGGCCGCGTGCGGCACGTCCGCAACGTGCACAACGAGTTGCAGGTCGGGCCGCGCAGCTCCTGGGTCGCAGGTTTCAACGACGGCTGGCTGACCACCAAGACCAAAAGCCGCCTGTTGATCGACGGCGATGCCCCCGGCACCCGCACCAAAGTCGTCACCGCCAACGGCGTGGTCTACCTGATGGGGCTGCTGACCCGCGCCGAAGCCGACGCAGCGGTTGAGCAGGTACAGCGCGTTTACGGCGTGCAGAAGATCGTAAAGATCATCGAGTATATCGACCAGCCCTGA
- a CDS encoding cytochrome c1 — protein MKKLVVLLLSCLPVLAFAAGGHNEHVVHAPINLQDKVSKQRGAQLFVNYCMGCHSLEYQRYGRMADDLGIPRELVMEHMNFTSEQIGDQMNNAMPKDEASTWFGAAPPDLTMVSRLRTPDWLYSYLISFYPDDSRPYGYNNHVFPSVGMPHVMADLQEELSEEDFKQAMLDITHFLTYTAEPVQLERERLGVYVLVFLFILLIPAYLLKKEYWKDVE, from the coding sequence ATGAAAAAGCTGGTTGTATTGCTGCTCAGTTGCCTGCCGGTCCTGGCATTTGCCGCCGGTGGTCATAACGAACACGTGGTGCATGCGCCGATCAACCTGCAGGACAAGGTGTCCAAGCAGCGTGGTGCGCAACTGTTCGTCAACTATTGCATGGGCTGTCATTCGCTGGAGTACCAGCGTTATGGCCGCATGGCGGATGATCTGGGTATTCCGCGCGAACTGGTGATGGAGCACATGAACTTCACCAGCGAGCAGATTGGCGACCAGATGAACAACGCCATGCCGAAGGACGAGGCATCCACCTGGTTTGGCGCGGCGCCGCCGGACCTGACCATGGTGTCCCGTCTGCGTACGCCTGACTGGCTGTATTCCTATCTGATCAGCTTCTACCCGGACGACAGCCGTCCGTACGGCTACAACAACCACGTGTTCCCGTCCGTGGGTATGCCGCACGTCATGGCTGATCTGCAGGAAGAACTGAGCGAGGAAGACTTCAAGCAGGCGATGCTGGATATCACCCACTTCCTGACCTACACCGCCGAGCCGGTGCAGCTCGAACGTGAGCGTCTGGGGGTCTATGTGCTGGTGTTCCTGTTCATCCTCCTGATTCCGGCGTATCTGCTGAAGAAGGAATACTGGAAGGACGTGGAGTAA
- a CDS encoding LTA synthase family protein has translation MLSRLSPRVRMLLTLVLAVSAVLVLLRIGFLLYFLRPQAEMHGDALSQAFWIGVRFDLRLALLVMLPVAVISFLPWPLRLRDSRIAGALMIAWLVLASLGLSLFYIADFAHFAYLGERINVTVLEFFKDQRDSMAMVWQTYPVVRLLLVLAVMGFVGYRFARFLLNRYRSQPWPEYRWYTRLAIVGVCVALFCVGIIGKVTSVVPLRWSNAFFSGNVQISSLGLNPVVYFFDTYTNQGKSFDREKVAEHYDQIASYLGVTERDPENLSFVRQVPGNDSGRRPNVVFIMLESLGANRLGLYGNPTGATPHLDALAKNDSLFFPRFMVPASGTARTVFGIVTSIPDVAWGGSTSSRNPLIIDQYTLVNEFKDYHKLYFIGGDAGWANIRGLLEHNIDGLELWEQKDYDAPTVDVWGISDRELFKAAHKRASEAAKDGPFVMFIQTAANHRPYTIPVDDSGFEYKTPDMDWLGKYTWQDHGQYNAARLLDFNINFYLNELVPGSAYDGNTIFVLYGDHNTRGTFGQHMGWTEHLGLDGYHVPLIIHAPGLIDEAREMEMNASLVDILPTTLALAGLPYENRTMGRNLLQADPDWNYVTVFGGDRSVRPYIGLVGPEHYLQMYYDGDQARLYSQIEPSLENELSEALPEKKAELKSLLEGLYETQRYMLYHNKK, from the coding sequence ATGTTGTCGAGACTTTCTCCCCGTGTGCGCATGCTGCTGACCCTGGTGCTGGCTGTGTCTGCCGTACTGGTACTGCTGCGTATCGGTTTCCTGTTGTACTTCCTCCGGCCCCAGGCCGAAATGCATGGCGATGCCCTGTCCCAGGCGTTCTGGATTGGTGTCCGCTTTGACCTGAGGCTGGCGCTGCTGGTGATGCTGCCGGTGGCAGTGATCAGTTTCCTGCCCTGGCCGCTGCGGCTGCGCGACAGCCGCATCGCCGGTGCGCTGATGATTGCCTGGCTGGTGCTGGCCTCGCTGGGGCTGTCGCTGTTCTATATCGCTGACTTTGCCCACTTTGCCTACCTGGGCGAGCGTATCAACGTCACCGTGCTGGAATTCTTCAAGGACCAGCGCGATTCCATGGCGATGGTCTGGCAGACCTACCCGGTGGTGCGCCTGTTGCTGGTGCTGGCGGTGATGGGGTTCGTTGGCTATCGCTTCGCACGCTTCCTGTTGAACCGTTATCGCAGCCAGCCCTGGCCTGAGTACCGCTGGTACACGCGCCTGGCCATTGTCGGTGTATGCGTGGCGCTGTTCTGCGTCGGCATTATCGGCAAGGTCACCAGCGTGGTGCCGCTGCGCTGGAGCAACGCCTTTTTCTCCGGCAACGTGCAGATCTCCTCGCTGGGACTGAACCCGGTGGTGTACTTTTTCGACACCTACACCAACCAGGGCAAATCGTTCGACCGGGAGAAGGTGGCCGAACACTACGACCAGATTGCGTCCTACCTGGGCGTGACTGAGCGTGACCCGGAGAATCTCTCTTTCGTTCGCCAGGTACCGGGCAACGACAGCGGCCGCCGTCCCAACGTGGTGTTCATCATGCTGGAATCGCTGGGTGCCAACCGCCTGGGCCTGTACGGCAACCCGACCGGCGCCACGCCGCATCTGGATGCGCTGGCCAAGAATGACAGCCTGTTCTTCCCGCGTTTCATGGTGCCGGCCAGCGGTACCGCGCGCACGGTATTCGGTATCGTGACCAGCATTCCGGATGTGGCCTGGGGCGGCTCCACCTCCTCGCGCAATCCGCTGATCATTGACCAGTACACGCTGGTGAATGAGTTCAAGGACTACCACAAGCTGTACTTCATTGGCGGTGACGCCGGCTGGGCCAATATCCGCGGCCTGCTGGAGCACAACATTGATGGCCTGGAGCTGTGGGAACAGAAGGATTACGACGCCCCCACGGTCGATGTATGGGGTATCTCCGACCGTGAACTGTTCAAGGCAGCGCACAAGCGTGCCAGTGAGGCGGCGAAGGATGGCCCGTTCGTGATGTTTATCCAGACCGCTGCGAACCACCGGCCCTATACCATCCCGGTCGATGACTCCGGTTTCGAATACAAGACGCCGGACATGGACTGGCTGGGCAAATACACCTGGCAGGACCATGGCCAGTACAACGCCGCGCGGCTGCTGGATTTCAATATCAACTTCTACCTGAACGAGCTGGTGCCCGGTTCAGCCTACGACGGCAACACGATCTTTGTGCTGTACGGCGACCACAACACCCGGGGCACCTTCGGCCAGCATATGGGCTGGACTGAGCACCTGGGGCTGGATGGCTATCACGTGCCGCTCATCATCCATGCGCCGGGCCTGATCGATGAGGCAAGGGAAATGGAGATGAACGCCAGCCTGGTGGACATTCTGCCGACCACGCTGGCACTGGCCGGCCTGCCGTATGAGAACCGCACCATGGGCCGCAACCTGTTGCAGGCTGATCCGGACTGGAACTATGTGACGGTGTTCGGCGGCGACCGCAGTGTAAGGCCCTATATCGGTCTGGTGGGCCCGGAGCATTACCTGCAGATGTACTACGACGGCGATCAGGCGCGCCTGTATTCGCAGATCGAGCCGTCGCTGGAGAACGAGTTGTCCGAGGCCCTGCCGGAGAAGAAGGCAGAGTTGAAATCGCTGCTGGAAGGGTTGTACGAAACCCAGCGTTATATGCTGTATCACAATAAGAAGTGA
- the petA gene encoding ubiquinol-cytochrome c reductase iron-sulfur subunit, whose protein sequence is MSKDGVNTSRRTFLIGLTSAVGAVGAVGVAVPFVKSWLPSARAENAGAPVQIDISKLEEGQRVVREWRGQPVWVVRRSKEMLEGLDKLATEEVLSDPESSNTNQQPDYAQNQYRSIKPEVLVLIGTCTHLGCSPTYTPQPTVQLEFGGFFCPCHGSMFDFAGRVYRSVPAPTNLVVPPHSYLSDAVIIIGSEEGETA, encoded by the coding sequence ATGAGTAAAGACGGCGTAAACACCAGCCGGCGTACCTTTCTGATTGGCCTGACATCCGCTGTCGGTGCCGTGGGCGCAGTCGGTGTTGCAGTTCCCTTTGTTAAGTCCTGGCTGCCCAGTGCCCGTGCCGAAAACGCCGGCGCCCCTGTGCAGATCGATATCAGCAAACTCGAAGAAGGCCAGCGCGTGGTGCGTGAGTGGCGTGGCCAGCCGGTATGGGTGGTGCGTCGCAGCAAGGAAATGCTGGAAGGGCTGGACAAGCTGGCTACCGAAGAAGTGCTGTCGGATCCGGAATCCAGCAACACCAATCAGCAGCCGGATTACGCTCAGAACCAGTATCGTTCGATCAAGCCGGAAGTGCTGGTGCTGATCGGTACCTGTACTCACCTGGGCTGCTCGCCGACCTATACACCGCAACCGACGGTGCAACTGGAGTTTGGTGGCTTCTTCTGCCCCTGCCACGGTTCCATGTTCGATTTCGCGGGACGGGTCTATCGCAGTGTGCCGGCGCCGACCAACCTGGTTGTGCCGCCACATTCCTACCTCAGCGACGCCGTTATCATCATTGGCTCTGAAGAAGGGGAGACCGCGTGA
- the rpsI gene encoding 30S ribosomal protein S9 — translation MATAASNYGTGRRKTSSARVFLRQGNGQIVVNGRPLDEYFGRETARMVVRQPLELVEMTERFDILVTVEGGGTTGQAGAIRHGITRALIEYDEALRSSLRRAGYVTRDAREVERKKIGLHKARKRPQFSKR, via the coding sequence ATGGCAACTGCAGCAAGCAACTACGGCACTGGCCGCCGCAAGACCTCCTCGGCGCGTGTGTTCCTGCGCCAGGGCAATGGCCAGATCGTCGTCAACGGTCGTCCGCTGGACGAGTACTTCGGCCGCGAAACCGCCCGCATGGTGGTGCGTCAGCCGCTGGAACTGGTGGAAATGACCGAGCGTTTCGACATCCTGGTCACGGTTGAAGGTGGTGGCACCACCGGTCAGGCCGGCGCCATCCGTCACGGTATCACCCGTGCGCTGATCGAATATGATGAAGCGCTGCGTTCGTCGCTGCGTCGCGCCGGGTATGTGACCCGCGATGCCCGCGAAGTCGAGCGGAAGAAAATCGGCCTGCACAAAGCGCGCAAGCGTCCGCAGTTCTCCAAGCGTTAA
- the rplM gene encoding 50S ribosomal protein L13 has translation MKTFSAKPDSVKRDWYVVDASGKTLGRLASEIATRLRGKHKPEYTPHVDTGDYIVVINAEKIGVTGKKASDKMYYRHSGFPGGIKEANFETLIAKKPEQVLELAVKGMMPRTPLGRAMLGKLKVYAGGEHPHTAQQPQSLDI, from the coding sequence ATGAAAACCTTCAGCGCCAAACCGGACAGCGTAAAGCGCGACTGGTATGTGGTGGACGCTTCCGGCAAAACGCTGGGCCGCCTGGCCAGCGAAATTGCCACGCGTCTGCGCGGCAAGCACAAGCCGGAATACACACCGCACGTTGACACCGGTGATTACATCGTTGTGATCAACGCTGAAAAGATCGGTGTTACTGGCAAGAAAGCCAGCGACAAGATGTACTACCGCCACAGTGGCTTCCCGGGTGGTATCAAGGAAGCCAACTTCGAAACCCTGATTGCCAAAAAGCCGGAGCAAGTGCTGGAGCTGGCCGTGAAAGGCATGATGCCGCGCACCCCGCTGGGTCGCGCCATGCTGGGCAAGCTGAAGGTGTATGCCGGCGGCGAACATCCTCACACTGCGCAGCAGCCGCAGTCACTGGACATCTAA
- a CDS encoding ClpXP protease specificity-enhancing factor, protein MTPNRPYLIRAVYEWICDNGLTTHLLVDAEYPGVHVPREFINNGQIVLNVAPAAVQQFVAGNDLISFSARFSGRPMQIEIPVNAVLAVFARENGEGMAFEPTPPSDPEPTPEPEGGRPSLKVVK, encoded by the coding sequence ATGACCCCTAACAGACCGTATCTGATTCGCGCGGTCTATGAGTGGATCTGTGACAACGGCCTGACCACCCACCTGCTGGTGGATGCGGAATACCCCGGGGTGCATGTGCCGCGGGAGTTCATCAATAACGGCCAGATCGTGCTGAATGTTGCTCCGGCGGCAGTGCAGCAGTTTGTGGCCGGCAATGACCTGATCAGCTTCTCGGCCCGGTTCAGCGGCCGCCCGATGCAGATCGAGATACCGGTCAATGCCGTGCTGGCGGTATTCGCCCGCGAAAATGGCGAAGGTATGGCGTTTGAACCGACGCCGCCGAGCGATCCCGAGCCGACCCCGGAACCGGAAGGCGGGCGGCCGTCCCTGAAAGTCGTCAAATAG